The Ruminococcus bovis genome includes a region encoding these proteins:
- a CDS encoding sensor histidine kinase produces MIVIAGIVWFMIARINKDNEIKTKLLLSEQKANLYKQNIISSNSQIETIKLLKHDMKNNILCIDALIEEENYDEAHNICHSLTNKYTSIGTIVNTENYLLNAVLNVEIEKAKSYEIPIKLSITNDLKMFKNSSDIISLIGNILDNAISYLSKNKVKNNEINLSTGYEGSYSIIKCRNNILDSVLFNNPSLKTDKEDKDNHGKGITIINSIAHKYNGDVIIKERNKEFIITVILDNRSLPENL; encoded by the coding sequence ATGATTGTAATTGCAGGAATAGTGTGGTTTATGATAGCCAGAATAAATAAGGATAATGAAATTAAAACAAAACTATTATTATCAGAACAAAAAGCTAATTTATATAAACAAAATATAATCAGTTCTAATAGCCAAATTGAAACTATTAAATTGTTAAAACATGATATGAAGAATAATATATTATGTATTGATGCTTTAATTGAAGAAGAAAATTATGATGAAGCACATAATATCTGTCATAGCTTAACTAATAAGTACACATCTATAGGAACAATAGTAAATACTGAAAATTATTTATTAAATGCAGTATTAAATGTTGAAATTGAAAAAGCTAAAAGCTATGAAATACCCATTAAACTAAGCATTACTAATGACTTAAAAATGTTTAAAAACAGTTCTGATATTATTTCATTAATCGGTAATATTCTTGATAATGCAATTTCATATTTATCTAAAAACAAAGTAAAAAACAATGAAATTAATTTATCTACAGGGTATGAAGGTTCTTATTCCATTATAAAATGTAGAAACAATATACTCGATTCTGTATTATTTAATAATCCTTCACTAAAAACAGATAAGGAAGATAAAGATAATCATGGTAAAGGAATCACAATAATTAATAGCATTGCTCATAAATATAATGGAGATGTAATTATAAAAGAAAGAAATAAAGAATTTATAATTACTGTGATTTTAGACAATAGAAGTTTACCAGAAAACCTCTGA
- a CDS encoding LytR/AlgR family response regulator transcription factor, whose protein sequence is MLKIAVVDDDMVFVNKLSNIIAKTCNQSKIEYSLQKYSNGMDILSNYSQFHLIFLDIEMPFCNGIETAEKINKLKGNSQVPLFVFVTSHDELVFEALKSYPYTFIRKSSMETDVAECIKHINDSLRIDDNTIFLHAGRKDVAVNVDDIIFLDKINNYVIFHTENGDYKVRSNINKEFKKICDYGFVRPHIGYVVNNNYIQYIASNSILLKNNISVPLNKKYKEAVKTEFFNWIGDRDV, encoded by the coding sequence ATGCTAAAAATTGCAGTTGTGGATGACGATATGGTATTTGTAAATAAGTTATCCAATATTATAGCTAAGACTTGTAATCAGTCAAAAATAGAATATTCATTACAGAAATATTCAAACGGTATGGATATTTTATCTAACTATTCACAGTTTCATCTAATTTTTCTTGATATTGAAATGCCTTTCTGTAACGGTATTGAAACTGCTGAAAAAATAAATAAATTAAAAGGTAATTCTCAAGTACCTTTATTTGTATTTGTTACAAGCCATGATGAACTTGTTTTTGAAGCACTGAAAAGTTATCCTTATACATTTATCAGAAAAAGCAGTATGGAAACTGATGTAGCTGAATGTATAAAGCATATTAATGATTCTTTAAGAATAGATGACAATACTATCTTTTTACATGCAGGTAGAAAAGATGTTGCTGTAAATGTTGATGATATTATTTTCCTGGATAAAATTAATAATTATGTGATTTTCCATACTGAAAATGGTGATTATAAAGTAAGAAGCAACATTAATAAAGAATTCAAAAAAATTTGTGACTATGGGTTTGTTAGGCCTCACATTGGTTATGTAGTTAATAATAATTATATTCAATACATAGCCAGTAACAGTATTTTATTAAAAAACAATATTAGTGTTCCTCTTAACAAGAAATACAAAGAAGCAGTGAAAACTGAATTCTTTAACTGGATAGGTGATAGGGATGTTTAA
- a CDS encoding ATP-binding cassette domain-containing protein, with the protein MKQRALIAQALLNDPKILILDEPTAGLDPKERIRIRNFISEIAEDKIVLISTHVVSDIEFIAKEIILLKQGKLVSHDTCPNLVSEIENKVVEVEIDREELKYYQDNYRVSNLYHNGEKIVVRLVTDNPPENHYSKIVKPTLEDLYLYVFEQGL; encoded by the coding sequence ATGAAACAAAGAGCATTAATTGCTCAAGCGTTACTTAATGACCCTAAAATTCTTATTCTTGATGAACCTACTGCCGGTCTTGACCCTAAGGAAAGAATTAGAATTCGTAACTTTATCAGTGAAATAGCTGAAGATAAAATTGTTTTGATTTCAACTCATGTTGTATCTGACATTGAATTTATTGCCAAGGAAATTATCCTACTAAAGCAAGGCAAACTTGTGTCACATGATACTTGTCCAAACCTTGTAAGTGAAATTGAAAACAAGGTAGTTGAAGTTGAAATTGATAGGGAAGAACTAAAGTATTATCAAGATAATTACAGAGTTTCTAACCTATATCATAATGGTGAAAAGATTGTTGTTAGATTAGTGACAGATAACCCTCCTGAAAATCACTATTCTAAAATTGTAAAACCAACCCTTGAAGACCTTTACCTTTATGTCTTTGAACAGGGATTGTAA
- a CDS encoding SPASM domain-containing protein has product MHGGNIDIRMFSNWVQMAAGYMPESCGMSGKCNCYFVVEGNGNIYPCDFYCTDEWKLGTIDDDFNNLIKSDKAKSFVSCSLPVNDKCKKCKYLYLCRGGCRRWREPFINGEPSLNCLCGAYEKFFEHCIDRIYLLANIIKNK; this is encoded by the coding sequence GTGCATGGTGGTAATATTGATATAAGAATGTTCTCTAATTGGGTACAAATGGCTGCCGGATATATGCCTGAATCTTGTGGTATGTCAGGTAAATGTAATTGTTATTTTGTAGTTGAAGGGAATGGTAATATTTATCCTTGTGATTTTTACTGTACAGATGAATGGAAACTTGGAACAATTGATGATGATTTCAATAATTTAATTAAGTCAGATAAGGCAAAGAGCTTTGTAAGTTGTTCTTTACCTGTAAATGATAAATGTAAGAAATGCAAATATTTGTATTTATGTCGTGGTGGTTGCAGAAGATGGAGAGAGCCATTTATAAATGGTGAACCATCCTTAAACTGTTTATGTGGTGCATATGAAAAGTTCTTTGAACACTGCATTGATAGAATATATTTGTTAGCTAATATCATAAAAAATAAATAA
- a CDS encoding radical SAM protein, whose protein sequence is MPETSILIKSASSACNINCSYCFYKKLSAKRDEEFLGMMTYETLKKLVINALNYADDYCSFVFQGREPTLAGLDFYRELIKLQKEYNKKQVVIENTIQTNGTLVDDEWAKFFAENKFLVGLSLDGTRNVNKYRVDSNGKETFNTLMNTVSLFNKYKVQYNIVSVVTSYSVKKTKYIYNFFKEKGFQFQQYIPCLDDSDTKSEWSLDADTYGSFLCELFDI, encoded by the coding sequence ATGCCCGAAACAAGTATTTTAATTAAATCTGCATCATCAGCTTGTAATATCAATTGTAGTTATTGCTTTTACAAAAAGTTATCTGCTAAAAGAGATGAAGAATTTTTAGGTATGATGACTTATGAAACATTAAAGAAACTTGTAATTAATGCTCTAAATTATGCTGATGATTACTGTAGTTTCGTTTTTCAAGGTAGAGAACCTACTTTAGCAGGTCTTGACTTTTACCGGGAATTAATAAAACTTCAAAAAGAATATAACAAAAAACAAGTAGTTATTGAAAATACAATTCAAACTAACGGTACTTTGGTTGATGATGAATGGGCAAAATTCTTTGCTGAGAATAAGTTTTTAGTTGGATTATCCCTTGATGGTACAAGAAATGTAAATAAATATAGAGTAGATAGTAATGGTAAAGAAACTTTCAATACACTTATGAATACTGTTAGCCTTTTTAATAAATATAAGGTACAGTATAATATTGTTAGTGTTGTTACATCCTATTCTGTAAAGAAAACTAAATATATTTATAACTTCTTTAAAGAAAAAGGCTTTCAGTTTCAACAATACATACCTTGTCTTGATGATAGTGATACAAAGTCAGAATGGTCTTTAGATGCTGATACATATGGAAGCTTTCTCTGTGAACTGTTTGATATTTGA
- a CDS encoding dockerin type I repeat-containing protein encodes MKRILIILISILLILSSCFSANCVTRTTYKFLNNSKLYYFADSKNNYIVSVKGKTAIVNKVGYGYSTIKTEAEITKCNFTGSYFHFFSDNIKGKIGVVRFNYNSGKYETITMNDGTKTRWSLCSVDKGNNYYFVDYYDRTLLHKYSSKGNLVNTYQFDSNINQIDTTNGTYQFVLTSYGLCYIKGNTIYSTSNDYNIFPMSMVNDEYYCGNGKVYSLFNTNEYGSYKDNKTALLSQGIAKASGNKIVYSDFNSSTNKEYSFNFNIDNLFGYKDRIIVTKGSNIYIVKTGELKSKKTNTPRTIENNDTKTYGIYTNAYTIGDKYITGVSPNTTIATFKKNVSYDGYDVVFIKNGSVVSSGKIGTGMIVRFTRNNELIERTFIIKGDVNCTGTVNSKDTNSYMNFLLGLEGLTDEAMIACDINNDGVLDNSDLVLMAKLRE; translated from the coding sequence ATGAAACGCATATTAATAATTTTGATTTCTATATTATTGATACTATCAAGTTGCTTTAGTGCTAATTGTGTTACAAGGACAACTTATAAATTTCTAAATAACAGTAAGTTATATTACTTTGCTGACAGTAAGAATAATTATATTGTTAGTGTAAAAGGTAAAACTGCTATTGTTAATAAAGTCGGTTATGGTTACAGCACAATTAAAACAGAGGCTGAAATTACAAAGTGTAATTTTACCGGTAGTTATTTTCATTTCTTTTCTGATAATATAAAGGGTAAAATAGGTGTTGTAAGGTTTAATTATAATAGTGGTAAGTATGAAACTATAACTATGAATGACGGGACAAAAACAAGGTGGTCTCTTTGTTCTGTAGATAAAGGTAATAACTATTATTTTGTAGATTATTACGATAGAACTTTGCTACATAAATACAGTTCAAAAGGAAATTTAGTGAATACATATCAATTTGATAGTAATATTAATCAAATTGATACGACAAACGGCACTTATCAATTTGTATTAACCTCTTATGGACTGTGTTATATTAAAGGTAATACTATTTATTCAACATCAAATGATTACAACATATTCCCTATGTCAATGGTTAATGATGAATATTATTGTGGTAACGGAAAAGTGTATTCATTATTTAATACCAATGAATATGGTAGTTACAAAGATAACAAGACTGCTTTATTGTCACAAGGAATTGCAAAAGCAAGTGGAAATAAAATTGTATATTCAGATTTTAATAGTTCAACAAATAAAGAATATTCTTTTAATTTTAATATTGATAATTTGTTTGGTTATAAGGATAGAATTATAGTAACCAAAGGAAGCAATATTTATATTGTAAAAACCGGTGAATTAAAAAGTAAAAAGACAAATACACCTAGGACAATTGAAAATAACGATACTAAAACATATGGTATTTATACTAATGCATATACTATAGGTGATAAATACATTACCGGTGTAAGTCCCAACACAACTATTGCAACTTTTAAGAAAAATGTTAGTTATGATGGATATGATGTTGTTTTTATTAAAAATGGCAGTGTAGTTTCAAGTGGTAAAATCGGTACGGGAATGATTGTAAGGTTCACAAGAAATAATGAATTGATTGAGAGAACTTTCATAATTAAAGGTGATGTTAATTGTACAGGTACAGTAAATAGTAAGGATACTAACTCATATATGAATTTTTTACTGGGATTAGAAGGTTTAACTGATGAAGCCATGATAGCATGTGATATAAATAATGATGGCGTACTGGATAACAGTGACCTAGTACTAATGGCAAAATTAAGAGAATAA
- a CDS encoding phosphatase PAP2 family protein, whose product MITYADKKFGIIAIILAILIAFSRLYLFVHFPSDVLAAIILGVIIGLFAIFAFNFVTHIIKRKLNK is encoded by the coding sequence ATAATCACATATGCTGATAAGAAATTTGGAATAATAGCAATCATTCTTGCCATTTTAATTGCTTTTTCAAGATTATACTTATTTGTTCATTTTCCAAGTGATGTATTAGCTGCAATAATTTTAGGTGTTATCATAGGTTTATTCGCTATATTTGCATTTAACTTTGTAACACATATTATAAAAAGAAAACTAAATAAATAA
- a CDS encoding phosphatase PAP2 family protein yields MLDTIQNIDFAILHWIHNNLQCNFLDFIMPKITVLGSSGAIWIVVAIAFLISKKYRKYGIILSIGLIMSLLIGNLLLKPLIARPRPCWIEAIFLY; encoded by the coding sequence ATGTTAGATACAATACAAAATATAGACTTTGCTATACTACATTGGATACATAACAATTTACAATGTAACTTCTTAGATTTTATTATGCCTAAGATTACCGTACTGGGTAGTAGTGGTGCTATCTGGATAGTAGTTGCAATTGCATTTTTAATATCTAAGAAATATCGCAAATACGGAATTATACTTTCAATAGGACTGATAATGAGTTTATTGATCGGTAATTTACTGTTAAAGCCACTAATAGCTAGACCAAGACCTTGTTGGATTGAAGCAATTTTCCTTTATTAG
- a CDS encoding zinc dependent phospholipase C family protein, with protein MKTDDHLLLGKYLLNMKKIKLSPLKEKWFLIGCVEPDYNPFTYIRGSIKHKLLHGHNAPNCKKHIDRIVEKLSSTTISTPYQWFLLGTAVHYIADCFTFAHNEFFTGGMAQHMKYEMLLQPIFHNFVNGLKEPQNKYKTYCFNLSFYHKMYQNENRSFLIDCKYIVSSTEKLLDSLELVKDEVPLLSTQINLVK; from the coding sequence TTGAAAACTGACGATCATCTATTATTGGGTAAATACCTACTTAATATGAAGAAGATTAAGTTATCACCTTTAAAAGAAAAGTGGTTTCTTATTGGATGTGTTGAACCTGACTATAATCCATTTACATATATCAGAGGTTCAATAAAGCACAAATTACTTCATGGTCACAATGCTCCAAATTGCAAGAAACACATTGACAGAATCGTAGAAAAACTTTCTTCCACTACAATATCAACACCATATCAATGGTTCTTATTAGGTACAGCAGTACATTATATTGCAGATTGCTTTACATTTGCACATAATGAATTCTTCACCGGTGGTATGGCACAACATATGAAATATGAAATGCTTTTGCAACCTATATTTCATAACTTTGTTAATGGATTAAAAGAACCACAAAATAAATACAAAACTTATTGTTTTAATCTATCTTTCTATCACAAAATGTATCAGAATGAAAATCGTTCATTCTTAATAGACTGTAAGTATATTGTTTCTTCAACAGAAAAGTTACTAGACAGTTTAGAGCTTGTAAAAGATGAAGTACCACTTCTTTCAACACAAATTAACTTAGTGAAATAA
- a CDS encoding glycosyltransferase family 2 protein, producing MPDAFIIFDYDNIVDSNYVSEINKTFNNGYQVITSYRNTKNYGDNWISSGYSLWLLIEAMYLNQPRWKIGSSCGVSGTGFLFSSKVLEECGGWNFHLLTEDIEFTADCIVNNRKIGYCPKAIFYDEQPTSFKQSVSQRLRWSKGYLQVLGKYGKRLFNVL from the coding sequence ATGCCGGATGCCTTTATTATTTTTGATTACGATAATATAGTTGATAGTAATTATGTTAGTGAAATCAATAAAACCTTTAACAATGGCTATCAAGTAATTACCAGCTACAGAAACACTAAAAACTATGGTGATAACTGGATTTCCTCTGGATATAGTTTGTGGTTATTGATAGAAGCCATGTATCTAAATCAGCCTAGATGGAAAATTGGCAGTAGTTGTGGTGTATCAGGTACAGGATTTTTATTTTCAAGCAAAGTTCTTGAAGAATGTGGTGGTTGGAATTTCCATCTACTTACTGAAGATATTGAGTTTACTGCTGATTGTATTGTAAATAACCGAAAGATTGGTTATTGCCCTAAGGCTATATTTTATGATGAACAACCTACTAGTTTTAAACAGTCAGTATCACAAAGATTAAGATGGTCTAAAGGCTATTTACAAGTCCTAGGTAAGTATGGAAAAAGACTTTTTAATGTACTTTAA
- a CDS encoding glycosyltransferase family 2 protein yields the protein MDTINMINYSIMLLLFICYAYQFLYIPISLFVHKKSRRIKENNSYGILIATRNEENVIGNLIDSLKNQNYPSELISIYVVADNCTDNTSSVAKEHGAIVYERDNTSKIGKGYALNFLLNKSKKKVQCRMPLLFLITII from the coding sequence ATGGATACAATCAATATGATTAACTATTCCATTATGCTTTTATTATTTATTTGTTATGCTTATCAATTCTTGTATATTCCTATTTCTTTATTTGTACATAAGAAAAGCAGAAGAATCAAGGAAAATAATTCCTATGGAATATTAATTGCTACCAGAAATGAAGAAAATGTTATTGGCAATTTAATAGATAGTCTGAAAAATCAGAACTATCCAAGTGAATTAATCAGTATATATGTAGTAGCTGATAATTGTACTGACAATACTTCATCAGTAGCTAAAGAGCATGGTGCTATTGTTTATGAAAGAGACAACACATCAAAAATAGGAAAAGGATATGCTCTAAACTTTTTGCTTAATAAATCAAAGAAGAAAGTACAATGCCGGATGCCTTTATTATTTTTGATTACGATAATATAG
- a CDS encoding zinc ribbon domain-containing protein: protein MKKFDKFISKINFKKVAITYIIIALVFGIACCVTVGVVFSERLNFAYQYSKLEDTVKSNDTSAIKDAVKNTSSSSSDIVDILVLNGNNDVTYSAKNSNLAKSSVNLECIDKESKYLTAAEIPDTTFKYVKNDEFMLNSIISKDFDQINKDYDSDHFFSKNLSNSNVYMLSCINSHHSDSKVYVISKPTAVPNGMLVLKISAVVAVLIVCIYWVLIALWMYKDAYKSKLYPVLWGLIGLFTNVIGLIVYLIYKKGNVTCDKCGASQSQSHLFCNYCGNKLGKACSKCGNKLNSKDCFCSKCGNKIN, encoded by the coding sequence ATGAAAAAGTTTGATAAGTTTATCAGTAAGATTAATTTTAAAAAGGTTGCAATTACCTATATAATTATTGCATTAGTTTTTGGGATTGCTTGTTGTGTAACAGTTGGTGTTGTATTTAGTGAAAGACTAAACTTTGCATATCAGTATTCAAAACTTGAAGATACAGTAAAGAGTAACGATACATCAGCTATTAAAGATGCAGTGAAGAACACCTCATCTTCATCATCAGACATTGTTGATATTTTGGTACTTAACGGTAATAATGATGTTACTTATTCAGCTAAAAATTCAAATTTGGCAAAGTCATCAGTTAACCTTGAATGTATTGACAAAGAGTCAAAATATTTAACTGCTGCTGAAATTCCGGATACTACATTTAAGTATGTGAAAAATGATGAATTTATGCTAAATTCAATTATCAGCAAAGATTTTGACCAAATCAATAAAGATTACGATAGTGACCATTTCTTTAGTAAGAATCTATCTAACAGTAATGTATATATGTTAAGTTGCATTAATAGCCATCATAGTGACAGTAAAGTGTATGTAATTAGCAAACCTACTGCTGTACCTAATGGAATGCTGGTACTAAAAATTTCAGCAGTTGTTGCAGTTTTAATTGTTTGTATCTATTGGGTACTAATTGCACTATGGATGTATAAAGATGCTTATAAGTCAAAACTTTATCCTGTACTTTGGGGACTAATCGGATTATTTACAAATGTAATCGGCTTGATTGTTTACCTAATTTACAAGAAAGGTAATGTTACTTGTGATAAATGTGGTGCATCACAAAGTCAGTCACATTTATTCTGTAATTATTGTGGTAACAAACTTGGAAAGGCTTGTAGTAAATGTGGCAATAAATTAAATTCTAAAGATTGTTTCTGCTCTAAATGCGGTAACAAGATAAATTAA
- a CDS encoding starch-binding protein, translating to MKKFMSTLSLVFAIVMVMTSIVVPASASTTTSEETVKIVFYKPDNWGDNISIHLWNAKSYDTSWPGVKMEKSSKGIYTYQNKNLTSCNFVITDGNNQTSDLYCNGYVGVKDNKVFAKSDNTIDIYFKKPSNWSSNIRCYYYTDDYGVVSFMDWPGVAMKNNHSDDDYYLYVTGYKNLKVIFTDGNNQYPSSGESGISVSASQELIFEKNKYTVTNHKYMDFYTPSSSANVNKDFHIYVTFTESSHNNVYFKDENDNVINPTSEVTTRKNGKYFTDYTVKFSKEGSYKLTPCYIYHSGEVQVRDNILNVNVFSENYYGGSYLISDTDVNLGDTFTIKQYVPAKMHYYYYDSEGNELTPVSYDYKYESTGTYAYITFRTTKLGLNQKFTCKASHAYAPYGRMDVNQEIAINVWKNI from the coding sequence ATGAAAAAATTTATGTCGACACTATCACTTGTGTTTGCTATTGTTATGGTTATGACATCAATAGTAGTGCCTGCAAGTGCAAGTACAACTACAAGCGAAGAAACAGTAAAAATTGTTTTTTACAAACCTGATAATTGGGGAGATAACATCTCTATCCATCTATGGAATGCTAAGTCATATGATACTTCATGGCCAGGTGTTAAGATGGAAAAGTCTTCAAAAGGCATTTATACTTACCAAAACAAAAATCTTACATCATGTAATTTTGTAATTACAGATGGTAACAATCAAACATCTGACTTATACTGCAACGGTTATGTTGGTGTTAAAGATAATAAGGTTTTTGCAAAGTCAGATAATACTATTGATATTTATTTTAAAAAGCCAAGTAATTGGTCATCAAATATCAGATGTTATTATTACACAGATGATTATGGTGTAGTATCATTTATGGATTGGCCCGGTGTTGCAATGAAGAATAACCATAGTGACGATGATTATTATCTATATGTTACAGGTTATAAGAACCTAAAGGTAATTTTCACTGATGGTAACAATCAGTATCCTTCTTCCGGTGAGTCTGGTATTTCAGTATCTGCCAGTCAGGAACTTATCTTTGAAAAGAATAAATACACTGTAACTAACCATAAGTATATGGATTTTTATACACCAAGTTCTTCTGCAAATGTAAATAAGGACTTCCATATTTATGTTACATTTACAGAAAGCAGTCATAACAATGTATACTTTAAAGATGAAAATGATAATGTTATCAATCCAACTTCTGAAGTAACAACAAGAAAGAATGGTAAGTACTTTACAGACTATACTGTTAAGTTTTCTAAAGAAGGTTCTTATAAATTAACACCTTGCTATATTTATCATTCAGGTGAGGTACAAGTAAGGGATAATATACTAAATGTCAATGTATTTAGTGAGAACTACTATGGTGGCTCATATTTAATTAGTGACACAGATGTTAACCTAGGTGATACATTTACTATCAAACAGTATGTACCTGCAAAAATGCACTACTATTATTATGATAGTGAAGGTAATGAACTAACTCCAGTTAGCTATGACTACAAATATGAATCAACAGGTACATATGCATATATAACATTTAGAACAACAAAGTTAGGGCTAAACCAAAAGTTTACTTGTAAGGCTTCCCATGCTTATGCTCCTTATGGTCGTATGGATGTTAATCAAGAAATTGCTATTAATGTTTGGAAAAATATTTAA
- a CDS encoding PP2C family protein-serine/threonine phosphatase, producing the protein MSQVPDEFLSFIKNMSINQAPVLIAIIICGIACILISKKCHEMVVEQDIISTKNASVKTELDLASKIQLDMLPSEFPAFPDRKEFDIYASMLPAKEVGGDFYDYYLIDSDHLVLTIADVSDKVVPSALFMSMSRTILKLNAETYHSPKEIMKYSNNLLCDESKDRMFVTAWLVIYEISTGTLTCVNAGHEYPIIMRNNGEYEIYKDKHSFVLGGLRDVPFKEYTLKLNIGDELFLYTDGVAEATGENDELFGLDRTVSTLNKYKNCNQKELHKNIEQTLLDYTGNNNQFYDITMLSFKVKSI; encoded by the coding sequence TTGTCACAAGTACCTGATGAGTTTTTATCTTTTATTAAAAATATGTCTATAAATCAAGCACCTGTATTGATTGCAATTATTATTTGTGGTATTGCTTGTATTTTGATTTCTAAGAAATGTCATGAGATGGTTGTTGAACAGGATATTATTTCTACCAAGAATGCGTCAGTAAAAACTGAATTAGACCTTGCATCAAAAATTCAGTTAGATATGCTACCAAGTGAATTTCCTGCATTTCCGGATAGAAAAGAATTTGATATATATGCAAGTATGTTACCGGCTAAAGAAGTCGGTGGCGATTTTTATGATTATTATTTAATTGATAGTGACCACCTTGTACTTACAATTGCCGATGTATCGGATAAAGTTGTACCGTCAGCACTATTTATGTCAATGTCAAGAACAATTCTAAAACTAAATGCCGAAACATATCATTCACCAAAAGAAATTATGAAATATTCAAATAATCTATTATGTGATGAGAGCAAAGACAGAATGTTTGTTACTGCTTGGTTAGTAATTTATGAAATTTCTACCGGAACACTAACTTGTGTTAATGCGGGTCACGAATATCCTATTATTATGAGAAATAATGGGGAATATGAAATTTATAAGGACAAACACAGTTTTGTACTTGGTGGACTTAGAGATGTCCCATTTAAAGAATATACATTAAAGCTTAATATTGGTGATGAACTGTTCTTATATACTGATGGTGTAGCTGAAGCAACCGGTGAAAATGATGAACTATTTGGACTTGATAGAACAGTTAGTACACTTAATAAATATAAAAATTGCAATCAAAAAGAATTGCATAAAAATATAGAACAAACATTACTTGATTATACCGGTAATAATAATCAGTTTTATGACATTACAATGTTATCCTTTAAAGTTAAATCAATATAA
- a CDS encoding MarR family winged helix-turn-helix transcriptional regulator encodes MSSIQEDFFLKSINIDNIFKTFEKADYLFLYSIKHCMENSEIEDGVYLSDLAEYMNMPITDISKAVKKLQQKGYVEWHTDDKKERTYITPTTKAVSEMHSQKESLVSAYSKIIANIDGEDLKTTIDTLAKIRKILGE; translated from the coding sequence TTGAGTAGTATTCAAGAAGATTTCTTTCTAAAGAGTATTAATATTGACAATATATTCAAAACTTTTGAAAAAGCTGATTATCTATTTTTATATAGTATAAAGCATTGTATGGAAAATTCAGAAATTGAAGATGGTGTTTATCTTTCAGATTTAGCTGAATATATGAATATGCCAATTACTGATATTTCTAAGGCAGTAAAAAAACTTCAGCAAAAAGGTTATGTAGAATGGCATACCGATGATAAAAAAGAAAGAACATATATCACTCCTACAACTAAGGCAGTTTCTGAAATGCATAGTCAGAAAGAAAGTTTAGTAAGTGCCTATAGCAAAATTATTGCTAATATTGATGGTGAAGATTTAAAAACAACTATTGATACACTTGCTAAAATCAGAAAAATTTTAGGAGAATAA